In Deltaproteobacteria bacterium, one DNA window encodes the following:
- a CDS encoding crotonase/enoyl-CoA hydratase family protein, with amino-acid sequence MEFTTLTLTRDGRVATITLNRPERLNAINRELPEELEGAVQAANADPAVHVLVLRGAGRAFCAGYDLDWGTRVEHQSDAHQLWDPVRDFVMMSENVRRFMSLWHSRKPVIAQVHGWCVGGGTDLALCSDLIVAAADAQIGYPPARVWGSPTSALWAYRLGMEQAKRLLLTGDPLDGTLAERIGLIYKAVPAAELEAEVGALAQRMALLPINQLVMMKLLVNQQYENMGLRTTQIIGTVFDGIARHTPEGVAWRELAITEGFKAAVAQRDDPFGDYASAKRKPRT; translated from the coding sequence ATGGAGTTCACTACCCTGACCCTGACGCGAGACGGCCGCGTGGCCACGATCACGCTCAACCGCCCGGAGCGGCTCAACGCGATCAACCGTGAGCTGCCGGAGGAACTGGAAGGCGCCGTTCAGGCGGCCAACGCCGATCCCGCCGTGCACGTGCTGGTGCTGCGCGGCGCCGGCCGCGCTTTCTGCGCCGGCTACGATCTCGACTGGGGCACGCGCGTCGAACACCAGAGCGACGCGCACCAGCTCTGGGACCCGGTGCGCGACTTCGTCATGATGTCGGAAAACGTCCGCCGCTTCATGAGTCTTTGGCACAGCCGCAAGCCGGTGATTGCGCAGGTGCACGGCTGGTGCGTGGGCGGGGGCACGGATCTGGCGCTGTGCTCCGACCTGATCGTGGCGGCCGCCGATGCGCAGATCGGCTACCCGCCCGCTCGGGTGTGGGGCTCGCCGACTTCCGCCCTGTGGGCCTATCGCCTCGGCATGGAGCAGGCGAAGCGGCTGCTGCTAACGGGTGATCCGCTGGATGGTACGCTGGCCGAGCGTATCGGGCTGATCTACAAGGCCGTCCCGGCGGCCGAGCTCGAGGCCGAAGTCGGTGCGCTGGCCCAGCGCATGGCCCTGCTGCCGATCAATCAGCTGGTGATGATGAAACTGCTGGTGAATCAGCAGTACGAGAACATGGGGCTGCGCACCACCCAAATCATCGGCACGGTGTTCGACGGCATCGCCCGGCACACGCCCGAAGGGGTGGCCTGGCGCGAGTTGGCGATCACGGAGGGTTTCAAGGCCGCCGTCGCTCAGCGTGACGACCCGTTCGGCGATTACGCCAGCGCCAAGCGCAAGCCGCGGACTTGA
- the amrS gene encoding AmmeMemoRadiSam system radical SAM enzyme, with protein MQEALFWEPLTAGRVLCNLCALYCQIAPGRRGACGVRVNLDETLYTLVYGAVVARHIDPIEKKPLFHFRPGSRSYSIATVGCNFRCRHCQNFEISQQPKGQPPPLPESGGVDPQVLCLSLRDLEARIPGDRVAPEEIVQAAQRSGCQSISYTYTEPTIFFEFAYDTARLAAAEDVANVFVTNGYITEEALAAIAPYLDAANIDLKNFNDAAHKRMTGARLQPVLDAIRAYRRLGVWIEVTTLVIAGYNDSPEELRDIAEFIAGVSPDIPWHVTQFYPTYQLLDRERTPLATLRRARDIGYEAGLRYVYEGNVPGEGGEDTYCHGCRSRLIHRYGFEILSNRIQAGCCPDCGLAIPGVAM; from the coding sequence ATGCAAGAGGCGCTGTTCTGGGAGCCGCTCACCGCAGGCCGGGTGCTGTGTAACCTCTGCGCGCTTTATTGCCAAATCGCCCCGGGCCGCCGCGGCGCTTGCGGCGTGCGCGTGAACCTGGACGAGACCCTGTACACGTTGGTGTACGGTGCCGTGGTTGCGCGCCACATCGACCCGATCGAGAAGAAGCCGCTGTTCCATTTTCGCCCGGGCAGTCGCTCGTACTCGATCGCCACCGTCGGCTGCAATTTCCGCTGCCGCCACTGTCAGAACTTCGAGATCTCGCAGCAACCCAAGGGCCAGCCGCCGCCGCTACCGGAGAGCGGCGGCGTGGACCCGCAAGTGCTCTGCCTGTCGCTGCGCGACCTGGAAGCCCGTATTCCCGGGGACAGGGTGGCGCCGGAGGAGATCGTACAAGCGGCGCAGCGCAGCGGCTGCCAGAGTATCTCCTACACCTACACCGAGCCGACGATCTTCTTCGAGTTTGCTTACGACACCGCACGTTTGGCCGCGGCCGAGGACGTCGCCAATGTCTTCGTCACCAACGGCTACATCACCGAGGAAGCGCTGGCCGCCATCGCCCCCTATCTCGACGCCGCCAACATCGATCTCAAGAACTTCAATGACGCCGCCCACAAGCGCATGACCGGCGCCCGGCTCCAGCCCGTGCTCGATGCCATCCGCGCCTACCGCCGGCTCGGCGTCTGGATCGAGGTGACGACACTGGTGATTGCCGGTTACAACGACTCGCCCGAAGAACTGCGCGACATCGCCGAGTTCATCGCCGGCGTCAGCCCCGACATTCCCTGGCACGTCACGCAGTTCTACCCCACCTACCAGCTACTCGACCGCGAGCGGACGCCGCTGGCCACCCTGCGGCGGGCGCGCGACATCGGCTACGAAGCCGGCCTGCGCTACGTCTACGAGGGCAATGTGCCGGGCGAGGGCGGTGAGGATACCTACTGCCATGGTTGCCGCTCGCGGCTGATCCACCGCTACGGCTTCGAGATTCTCTCCAACCGTATCCAAGCCGGGTGTTGTCCCGACTGCGGCCTCGCCATTCCCGGCGTGGCCATGTGA
- a CDS encoding archease: MPYEYLEEGVTADVTFHAWGESLDELFAAAADATVRVMVASLDTIRPALNKSVLVAADALDLLLLRFLDELIFLKDAESVLLRATEVHVQAADHGQQVRARFCGEAIDPARHELVADVKAVTLYGLRVEHLGSLWHADVTLDV; this comes from the coding sequence ATGCCGTACGAATACCTCGAGGAGGGCGTCACCGCCGATGTCACCTTTCACGCCTGGGGTGAGAGCTTAGATGAACTCTTTGCCGCGGCCGCCGATGCCACGGTGCGGGTCATGGTCGCCTCGCTCGATACCATCCGCCCGGCCCTCAACAAGTCGGTCCTGGTGGCGGCCGACGCGCTGGACTTGCTGCTGCTGCGCTTTCTCGACGAATTGATCTTCCTCAAGGACGCCGAAAGCGTGCTCCTGCGTGCTACCGAGGTGCACGTGCAGGCCGCCGATCACGGCCAGCAGGTGCGCGCGCGCTTCTGCGGCGAGGCCATCGACCCGGCCCGGCACGAGCTCGTCGCCGATGTCAAAGCGGTCACTTTGTACGGGCTGCGGGTGGAGCACCTCGGCTCGCTGTGGCATGCCGACGTGACGCTGGACGTGTGA
- a CDS encoding RtcB family protein, with translation MAAPAEIRRVGEGVWELPPAFRPGMRVPVRIFATAALLEAMDDQVFKQAANVATLPGIIGYSFVMPDAHWGYGFPIGGVAAMDPDTGVISPGGIGFDINCGMRLALTNLTLEEVQPKLRQLVDALYERVPSGVGCKGFVKLSKSEFTEVVEQGGRWCIRNGYGWEEDLERTEEHGCLSGANAACVSPRAIERGLHQIGTLGSGNHYLEIQVARPEHVADQALAAKLGITQPNQIAVMFHCGSRGFGHQVASDYLQTFLHAMSNKYGLEIIDRELACAPFRSEEGQSYFAAMQCAANMSFANRQVILHRVREVFSSVFHRDAKDLGLRLLYDVAHNTAKLETHVVDGRRRQLLVHRKGATRAFGPGMPGVPPEYQRLGQPVIIGGSMETGSYLLTGLASGSESFFSTAHGSGRTMSRTKAKKAYRGRDLQRSMEAHGIYVRTASYAGLAEEAGAAYKDIDAVVEATELAGLSHRIVRFTPIGNVKG, from the coding sequence ATGGCTGCACCCGCAGAAATCCGCCGCGTGGGCGAAGGCGTCTGGGAGCTGCCGCCGGCATTCCGCCCGGGGATGCGGGTACCGGTGCGCATCTTCGCCACCGCCGCCCTGCTCGAGGCGATGGACGACCAGGTCTTCAAACAGGCCGCCAACGTGGCCACCTTGCCGGGCATCATCGGCTACAGCTTCGTGATGCCCGATGCGCACTGGGGTTACGGCTTTCCCATCGGCGGCGTTGCCGCCATGGATCCCGACACCGGCGTGATCTCACCCGGAGGCATCGGCTTCGATATCAACTGCGGCATGCGGCTGGCGCTGACCAACCTCACACTTGAAGAGGTGCAACCGAAACTGCGCCAGCTGGTCGACGCCCTCTACGAGCGCGTGCCGTCCGGGGTCGGGTGCAAGGGTTTCGTCAAGCTGTCGAAGTCTGAGTTCACCGAGGTGGTCGAGCAAGGCGGGCGCTGGTGCATTCGCAATGGCTACGGCTGGGAGGAAGACCTCGAGCGCACCGAGGAGCACGGCTGCCTGAGCGGGGCCAACGCCGCCTGCGTCAGTCCGCGCGCCATCGAGCGCGGGCTTCATCAGATCGGCACCCTCGGTTCCGGCAATCACTACTTGGAGATCCAGGTGGCGCGCCCGGAGCATGTGGCGGATCAGGCGCTGGCCGCCAAGCTCGGCATCACGCAACCAAACCAGATCGCGGTCATGTTTCACTGCGGCAGCCGCGGCTTCGGGCACCAGGTGGCGAGCGACTACTTGCAAACGTTCTTACACGCCATGAGCAACAAGTACGGCCTCGAGATCATCGATCGCGAGCTCGCCTGCGCGCCCTTTCGCTCGGAGGAAGGGCAGAGCTACTTCGCGGCCATGCAGTGCGCGGCCAACATGTCGTTCGCCAATCGCCAGGTAATTCTCCACCGCGTCCGTGAGGTATTCAGCAGCGTGTTCCATCGCGACGCCAAGGATCTCGGCCTACGGCTGCTCTACGACGTCGCCCACAACACCGCCAAGCTGGAAACCCACGTGGTCGACGGCCGGCGCCGCCAGTTGCTGGTTCATCGTAAGGGCGCCACCCGCGCCTTCGGCCCGGGCATGCCCGGAGTGCCGCCGGAATACCAGCGCCTCGGCCAGCCGGTGATCATCGGCGGCAGCATGGAGACCGGCTCGTACCTGCTGACCGGTCTCGCCAGCGGCAGCGAGTCGTTCTTCAGCACCGCCCACGGCAGCGGTCGCACGATGAGCCGCACCAAGGCCAAGAAAGCCTATCGCGGGCGCGACCTGCAGCGCAGCATGGAGGCGCACGGCATCTATGTGCGCACGGCCTCCTACGCCGGCCTAGCAGAGGAAGCCGGCGCCGCCTACAAGGACATCGATGCAGTGGTCGAAGCCACCGAGCTGGCCGGCTTGAGCCATCGCATCGTCCGCTTTACCCCGATCGGTAACGTCAAAGGCTGA
- a CDS encoding acyl-CoA synthetase, with protein MSGFNLAAINEAIAAAIPERECIVFHNRRFSWREFAERTRRLGHYLHGRGLGCHQERAGLRNFESGQDHLGLYLHNGNEYLEGMVGGYKARTAPFNVNYRYVEDELVYLLNDADCRALIYHARFAPRLQKIRSELPHLAVLLQVADESGNTLLPGAVDYEDALRQSSPEPLALPWSPDDLYILYTGGTTGMPKGVLWRQEDIFFGALGGDTPGGFKVGSLADLVTAATGGSLRALPAPPFMHGASHWMAFNCFHQGGTVIIQDHPDHLDPHDIWSTIERERVAFLTIVGDAFGRPLLDQLAKHSYDLSQFNVLLSGGAILTAALKESLLERIPHLMIIDGFGASETGGHGSQITMKGMQVSTGSFRMNEQTVVLKADLSALVAPGSGESGWLARSGHVPLGYFKDAAKTTKTFPVINGVRYAVPGDHATIGADGSISVLGRGSVSINSGGEKIYPEEVEMALKHHPAVYDAVVVGTPSERFGQQVTAVVQARAGEVPGKEELIEFCARHLSRYKLPRAIVFVDEMVRSPAGKADYRWAKRTAYEALGVRE; from the coding sequence ATGTCCGGATTCAACCTTGCCGCGATCAACGAGGCGATCGCCGCCGCCATTCCCGAGCGCGAGTGCATCGTCTTTCACAATCGGCGCTTCAGCTGGCGGGAATTCGCCGAACGCACCCGCCGCCTCGGCCATTACCTGCACGGGCGTGGCCTCGGCTGCCACCAGGAGCGGGCGGGGCTGCGCAACTTCGAGTCGGGCCAGGACCACCTCGGCCTCTATCTGCACAACGGCAACGAGTACCTCGAAGGCATGGTCGGCGGCTACAAAGCCCGCACGGCGCCGTTCAACGTGAATTACCGCTACGTCGAGGACGAGCTGGTTTACCTGCTTAACGACGCCGATTGCCGCGCGCTGATCTATCACGCGCGCTTTGCGCCGCGGTTGCAGAAGATCCGCAGCGAGCTGCCGCACCTGGCGGTGTTGCTCCAGGTCGCCGACGAATCCGGCAACACGCTGCTGCCAGGCGCGGTCGATTATGAAGATGCGCTGCGCCAGTCTTCACCCGAGCCATTGGCGTTGCCGTGGTCGCCCGATGATCTGTACATCCTCTACACCGGCGGTACGACCGGCATGCCCAAGGGCGTGCTGTGGCGCCAGGAGGACATTTTCTTCGGCGCGCTCGGCGGCGATACCCCGGGCGGCTTCAAAGTCGGATCTCTCGCAGACCTGGTAACCGCTGCCACGGGCGGCAGCTTGCGCGCATTGCCGGCGCCGCCGTTCATGCACGGGGCCTCCCACTGGATGGCGTTCAACTGCTTCCACCAAGGCGGCACGGTGATCATTCAAGATCACCCCGACCATCTCGATCCCCATGACATCTGGTCGACCATCGAACGCGAGCGGGTGGCGTTTCTCACCATCGTCGGCGATGCCTTCGGCCGCCCGTTGCTCGATCAGCTGGCCAAGCATTCCTACGACCTGTCGCAATTCAACGTGCTGCTCTCGGGCGGAGCCATTCTGACTGCGGCGCTGAAAGAGAGCTTGCTCGAACGGATTCCGCATCTCATGATCATCGACGGTTTCGGCGCCTCGGAAACCGGGGGCCACGGCTCGCAGATCACCATGAAGGGGATGCAAGTCAGCACCGGCAGCTTCCGCATGAACGAGCAGACGGTGGTGTTGAAGGCCGACCTCAGCGCGCTGGTTGCGCCCGGCAGCGGCGAGAGCGGCTGGCTGGCGCGCAGCGGACACGTGCCGTTGGGTTACTTTAAGGACGCCGCCAAGACCACCAAGACCTTCCCGGTGATCAACGGTGTACGCTACGCCGTGCCGGGCGACCACGCCACCATCGGCGCCGACGGGTCGATCAGCGTGCTCGGCCGCGGCTCTGTCAGCATCAACTCCGGCGGCGAGAAGATCTATCCCGAAGAGGTCGAGATGGCACTCAAGCACCACCCGGCGGTCTACGATGCCGTCGTCGTCGGCACACCGAGTGAGCGCTTCGGGCAACAAGTGACCGCGGTGGTGCAAGCGCGTGCCGGTGAGGTGCCCGGCAAGGAGGAGCTGATCGAATTCTGTGCCCGTCACCTCAGCCGCTACAAGCTGCCCAGAGCGATCGTCTTCGTCGACGAAATGGTCCGTAGCCCCGCGGGCAAAGCCGACTACCGCTGGGCCAAACGCACGGCCTACGAAGCACTGGGAGTGCGTGAGTAG
- a CDS encoding diacylglycerol kinase, translating into MSYRVIQWGTGNVGMFTLRCIIEHPELELAGVWVHSTAKAGRDAGELCGLAPAGVRASNDIEAMLALPADCVCYTATADLRPFEAVQEICRILAAGKNVVSCSVVPLVHPQSFIPELRAQLAEACRQGSSSFFTSGIDPGFANDLLPLTLSGVCGHWQEVRVQEIINYATYNQPQVLFDTMGFGKPLEDMPLLLTPGTLEFGWGGTIRLLADGLGVTLDDITAGYEKCPAVKPLRVCGRTVEPGTMAALRFEVRGIVGGRPAIVVEHVTRLDDDLAPHWPRGNGSYRVMIKGFPSLRCEFEFEDERGDHAVGGVILTATRIVNAVPAVCTAAPGLLSMLDLPLITARGLYRPPR; encoded by the coding sequence ATGAGTTACCGCGTCATTCAGTGGGGCACCGGCAATGTGGGCATGTTCACGCTGCGGTGCATCATCGAGCATCCGGAGCTGGAGCTAGCCGGCGTCTGGGTCCACAGCACCGCCAAGGCCGGCCGCGACGCCGGTGAGCTGTGCGGTCTCGCCCCAGCCGGCGTGCGCGCCAGCAACGATATCGAGGCCATGCTCGCGCTGCCGGCGGACTGTGTCTGCTACACCGCCACCGCCGATCTGCGGCCGTTCGAGGCGGTGCAGGAGATCTGCCGCATTCTGGCCGCGGGCAAGAACGTGGTCTCGTGCTCGGTGGTGCCGCTGGTGCACCCGCAGTCGTTTATCCCCGAGTTGCGCGCGCAGCTGGCCGAGGCCTGCCGCCAAGGCAGCAGCTCCTTCTTCACCTCCGGCATCGATCCCGGCTTCGCCAACGATCTGCTGCCGCTCACCTTGAGCGGCGTTTGCGGGCACTGGCAGGAAGTACGGGTGCAAGAGATCATCAACTACGCCACCTACAATCAACCCCAGGTGCTCTTCGACACCATGGGTTTTGGAAAGCCACTCGAGGACATGCCGCTGTTGCTGACCCCGGGCACGCTCGAGTTCGGTTGGGGCGGCACCATCCGCCTGCTCGCCGACGGACTCGGCGTCACCCTTGACGACATCACCGCGGGCTACGAGAAGTGCCCTGCAGTCAAGCCACTGCGGGTTTGTGGGCGCACGGTGGAGCCGGGCACAATGGCGGCTCTGCGCTTCGAAGTGCGCGGCATCGTCGGCGGCCGGCCGGCGATCGTCGTCGAGCACGTCACTCGACTTGACGATGACCTGGCCCCGCATTGGCCGCGCGGCAACGGCAGCTACCGCGTGATGATCAAGGGCTTCCCTTCGCTGCGCTGCGAGTTTGAGTTCGAGGACGAGCGTGGCGACCATGCCGTTGGCGGCGTGATTCTCACCGCCACCCGCATCGTCAACGCCGTTCCCGCCGTCTGCACCGCCGCCCCGGGCCTGTTGTCCATGCTCGACTTGCCGCTGATCACCGCTCGCGGGCTCTACCGGCCCCCGCGTTGA
- a CDS encoding glucose 1-dehydrogenase: MILDRFRLTDKVAIVTGASAGIGRGSALALAEAGAHVVCAARTPERLEQVAAEIRARGTRPLIVPCDVNDTAQVEQVVARAVAEFGRIDIVVNNAGGTPPTAALDLTVADFEAAFHFNVTSAFLLTRLAVPHMVKHGGGAVVNISSALAHLVDVGFVAYGTAKAALSHMTRLLAHEFAPHVRVNALAVGATETDALSPFLDAAEGLRQQMIALTPMARLGTPEDVACAVLYLASPAGSWVTGKVFEVDGGTIASNWPVKMPTGL; this comes from the coding sequence ATGATTCTCGATCGCTTTCGCTTGACCGATAAGGTCGCCATCGTAACCGGCGCCAGCGCCGGCATCGGCCGCGGCAGCGCGCTGGCCCTGGCCGAAGCCGGGGCCCACGTGGTCTGTGCCGCCCGCACGCCGGAACGGCTGGAGCAGGTGGCGGCGGAAATCCGCGCCCGCGGCACCCGCCCGCTGATCGTACCCTGCGACGTCAATGACACCGCCCAAGTCGAGCAAGTGGTAGCACGGGCAGTGGCCGAGTTCGGCCGGATCGACATCGTCGTGAACAACGCCGGCGGTACCCCGCCGACGGCGGCGCTCGATTTGACTGTCGCCGATTTCGAGGCCGCATTTCATTTCAACGTCACCTCGGCCTTCTTGCTGACGCGCCTAGCAGTGCCGCACATGGTCAAGCACGGCGGCGGCGCGGTGGTGAACATTTCGAGCGCGCTGGCGCACCTGGTCGACGTCGGCTTCGTCGCCTACGGCACGGCCAAGGCCGCGCTCTCACACATGACCAGACTGCTGGCGCACGAGTTCGCCCCGCACGTGCGCGTCAATGCGCTCGCGGTCGGTGCTACCGAGACCGATGCCCTGTCGCCTTTTCTCGATGCCGCCGAGGGCCTGCGCCAGCAGATGATCGCCCTCACGCCGATGGCGCGCCTGGGCACGCCGGAGGACGTCGCCTGCGCCGTGCTCTACCTCGCTTCGCCCGCCGGCAGTTGGGTGACCGGCAAGGTCTTCGAGGTCGACGGCGGCACTATCGCCTCGAATTGGCCGGTCAAGATGCCGACCGGGCTGTAA
- a CDS encoding ABC transporter permease, which translates to MPAARARRSLPGLVVLASAAVLAVLYLSAAAAPWVAPYDYTEQNRSFPNCPPSLWRINPPGQWHESLFYTHAYELVDPMRRRYQAKAEERVPILLFHQGHLFTTTAGGPKFFLLGTDSLGRDLFSRIVHGGRVSLTVGIVGVLITFSLGTLIGSFAGYLGGWADNLIMRLVEIEMSLPSFYFLLALAAVIPGWLSPAARFFLIVAIMSLINWAGFARIVRGMVLSLREREYVVAARALGAGHWRIVTRHLIPGTFSYAVVAATLSIPGFILGESALSLLGLGIQEPGASWGNLLAEAQNVQNLTKYPWILAPGVFIFSAIMAFNFLGDYLRDQLDPRALQR; encoded by the coding sequence ATGCCAGCCGCGCGTGCCCGCCGTTCGTTGCCTGGGCTGGTGGTGCTGGCCAGTGCCGCTGTGCTCGCGGTGTTGTATCTGAGCGCCGCCGCCGCGCCCTGGGTGGCGCCGTACGACTACACCGAGCAGAACCGCAGCTTTCCCAACTGCCCGCCGTCGTTGTGGCGAATCAACCCGCCCGGGCAATGGCACGAGTCGCTCTTCTATACTCACGCCTACGAACTGGTCGATCCGATGCGGCGCCGTTACCAAGCCAAGGCCGAAGAGCGCGTGCCCATCCTGCTGTTTCATCAAGGTCATCTCTTCACCACGACGGCGGGGGGTCCGAAATTCTTTCTGCTCGGCACCGATAGCCTCGGCCGCGATCTGTTCTCTCGCATCGTGCACGGCGGGCGCGTTAGCCTCACCGTCGGCATCGTCGGCGTGTTGATCACCTTCTCACTCGGCACGCTGATCGGCAGCTTCGCCGGCTATCTCGGCGGCTGGGCCGACAACCTCATCATGCGCTTGGTGGAGATCGAAATGTCGCTGCCGTCGTTCTACTTCCTGCTGGCGCTGGCGGCGGTGATTCCGGGCTGGTTGTCGCCGGCGGCGCGGTTCTTCTTGATTGTGGCGATCATGAGCCTGATCAATTGGGCCGGCTTTGCCCGCATCGTTCGCGGCATGGTGTTGTCGTTGCGCGAGCGCGAATACGTCGTCGCTGCGCGCGCGCTCGGCGCCGGCCACTGGCGCATTGTTACTCGCCACCTCATCCCGGGCACTTTCAGTTACGCGGTCGTCGCCGCCACCCTGAGCATCCCCGGCTTCATTCTCGGCGAGAGCGCGTTGTCGCTGCTCGGCCTCGGTATCCAGGAGCCGGGAGCGAGCTGGGGCAACCTGCTCGCCGAAGCCCAGAACGTGCAGAATCTCACCAAGTATCCCTGGATCCTCGCACCCGGCGTCTTCATCTTCAGCGCCATCATGGCCTTCAATTTCCTCGGCGACTACCTCCGCGACCAGCTCGACCCGCGGGCGCTGCAGCGCTGA
- a CDS encoding ABC transporter permease gives MGAYLARRLAHMVPLLLGITFLSFLVISLAPGDFFSTLKMNPSIRPETIAELQRQFGYGDPLLVRYVKWLWRALHLDLGISVAYRVNVADLIGARVLNTVILAVTSMTFTWSLAIPIGIMVALRPESLTDRVLSFLAFFGMSLPNFFLAFLLMFAALQTGWFPIGGSTSLDYDNLSAGGKLLDRLNHLVLPVIVLGTSGMASLMRLMRANILEMQRADFLLTARAKGLPERVVVLKHILRNALNPFVTLAGYELGNLLGGAALVEAVMNLQGLGTLMLDAVRSIDTYLVMASVLIGSLLLLLGNLAADLALTLVDPRIDFRRLEAGR, from the coding sequence ATGGGTGCCTACCTGGCGCGCCGCCTGGCGCACATGGTTCCGCTGCTGCTCGGGATCACGTTCCTCTCCTTTCTCGTGATCAGTCTCGCGCCCGGGGACTTTTTCAGCACGCTGAAGATGAACCCGTCGATTCGGCCCGAAACCATCGCCGAACTCCAGCGCCAGTTCGGCTACGGCGACCCGCTGCTCGTGCGCTACGTCAAGTGGCTGTGGCGGGCACTCCATCTCGACCTCGGCATTTCGGTGGCCTACCGCGTCAACGTCGCCGATCTCATCGGTGCCCGCGTGCTCAACACCGTCATCCTGGCGGTGACCAGCATGACCTTCACCTGGAGCCTGGCGATTCCCATCGGCATCATGGTGGCGTTGCGGCCCGAGTCTCTAACCGACCGGGTGCTGTCGTTCCTGGCGTTCTTCGGCATGTCGCTGCCGAATTTCTTTCTCGCCTTCTTGCTGATGTTCGCGGCGCTGCAGACCGGCTGGTTTCCCATCGGCGGCAGCACCTCGCTCGACTACGACAACCTCAGCGCCGGCGGCAAGCTCCTCGATCGCCTGAATCACTTGGTGCTGCCGGTGATCGTACTCGGCACCAGCGGCATGGCCAGCCTGATGCGGCTGATGCGGGCCAACATCCTCGAGATGCAGCGCGCCGACTTCCTCTTGACGGCGCGCGCCAAGGGGCTGCCGGAGCGCGTGGTGGTGCTCAAGCACATCTTGCGCAACGCCCTCAATCCCTTTGTGACGTTGGCCGGCTACGAGTTGGGCAACCTGCTCGGCGGTGCCGCGCTGGTCGAGGCGGTGATGAACCTCCAGGGTCTCGGCACCCTGATGCTCGACGCCGTGCGCTCGATCGACACCTACCTGGTGATGGCCTCGGTGCTGATCGGCTCGTTGCTGCTGCTGCTGGGCAATCTCGCTGCCGACCTGGCCCTCACGCTGGTCGATCCGCGCATCGACTTCCGCCGGCTGGAAGCCGGCAGGTGA